One genomic region from Rhizomicrobium palustre encodes:
- a CDS encoding glycoside hydrolase family 18 protein, which yields MQKIFPWRISAALLFAVLAQTAQARVVAGYFPSWESASALSSVNPAYSHVIVAFARPDFSWDGKSFAGTGLQFEGSPAELKRQIAAVKKRGTKVLLAVGGTSYLKWDALAAEAGKPGPVTNQIARFVRELGFDGIDVDYEIEGGDIAPYRGAILSLRRAAQGKTLSLAAWSTGADCTKATGTAPCGGKVGETDANTGRERLVFRDPAAAAAIDMVEVMSYDAGLAYDPVLGWQLYRALLPARVIVNIGFEPAPEGWGKAVLVGRDQDAVCKNAKLQTDQFEQASSKPYSVERSLRDGPLASKTNPKDGAMLWHVLKNDGIPLCGKAKGISADGAAALARKLLGGAK from the coding sequence ATGCAGAAGATTTTTCCCTGGCGGATCTCAGCCGCCCTCCTTTTTGCCGTTTTGGCACAAACGGCGCAGGCCCGTGTGGTGGCTGGCTATTTTCCGAGCTGGGAGAGCGCGTCAGCGCTGTCATCGGTGAACCCAGCTTACAGCCATGTCATTGTCGCTTTTGCGAGACCAGATTTTTCCTGGGATGGAAAAAGCTTTGCCGGGACCGGGCTGCAATTCGAAGGCAGCCCTGCTGAACTGAAGCGCCAGATCGCGGCGGTAAAGAAGCGCGGCACCAAGGTGCTCTTGGCCGTGGGCGGCACGAGCTATTTGAAATGGGACGCGCTGGCGGCAGAGGCAGGCAAGCCGGGGCCTGTCACAAACCAGATCGCCCGATTCGTCCGCGAATTGGGTTTTGACGGAATCGATGTCGATTACGAGATCGAAGGCGGCGATATCGCCCCCTATCGCGGCGCGATCTTAAGCCTTCGGCGCGCCGCCCAAGGCAAAACCCTCTCCCTGGCGGCCTGGTCCACGGGTGCCGATTGCACAAAGGCGACGGGCACAGCCCCTTGCGGCGGGAAAGTGGGCGAAACCGACGCCAATACCGGCCGCGAGCGGCTGGTGTTTCGCGATCCCGCGGCAGCGGCCGCCATCGATATGGTCGAGGTGATGAGCTATGACGCCGGGCTCGCCTATGACCCCGTTTTGGGCTGGCAGCTTTACCGGGCTCTGCTTCCGGCCCGGGTGATCGTGAATATCGGCTTCGAACCCGCCCCCGAAGGCTGGGGCAAGGCGGTTCTGGTGGGGCGCGATCAGGACGCCGTCTGCAAGAACGCCAAACTTCAAACCGATCAGTTTGAGCAGGCTTCCTCCAAACCTTATAGCGTAGAGCGCAGCCTGCGCGATGGACCCTTGGCCTCCAAAACCAATCCCAAAGATGGCGCCATGCTCTGGCATGTGCTGAAAAACGACGGCATCCCCCTCTGTGGCAAAGCGAAAGGGATTTCGGCGGATGGCGCCGCGGCTTTGGCCCGCAAGCTTCTTGGCGGCGCGAAGTAG
- a CDS encoding helix-turn-helix domain-containing protein — MSQIGSIRFPTANLPESLSDDTNFIGYTHVPSGGGTEVSLTIVKRNLTLNVMSAAPKPRNHNLSKRTSDTDVLIGSRLRLWRRTMDVDACALAAKIGITYQQLQKYEKGMNRISASRLFTIAKVLDVPIEYFYRDVALAEPGGEAVPHAEQISLLANGAGTDVLRHYLTIPKPEVRKALLALMRSLVRREADAPGTDSPA, encoded by the coding sequence TTGTCTCAGATCGGCTCCATCCGGTTTCCCACCGCGAATTTGCCCGAGAGCCTATCAGACGACACAAATTTTATCGGTTACACGCATGTGCCTTCTGGTGGCGGTACGGAAGTTTCGCTTACCATCGTCAAGAGAAATCTGACATTGAATGTAATGAGTGCTGCTCCAAAACCTCGGAACCACAATCTCTCCAAAAGGACCAGTGACACCGATGTCTTGATCGGGTCCCGGTTGCGCCTGTGGCGCCGGACAATGGATGTCGATGCTTGTGCCTTAGCGGCCAAGATTGGCATCACGTACCAGCAGCTTCAGAAATACGAAAAAGGAATGAACCGCATCAGCGCGTCGCGGCTATTCACTATTGCGAAAGTGCTGGATGTACCGATTGAATATTTCTATCGCGATGTGGCCTTGGCTGAGCCGGGCGGCGAAGCGGTACCGCATGCCGAGCAGATCTCGCTTTTGGCCAATGGCGCGGGAACAGATGTGCTCCGGCATTATCTGACGATTCCGAAACCGGAGGTTCGCAAGGCGCTGCTCGCATTGATGCGCAGCCTCGTCCGGCGCGAGGCAGACGCCCCCGGTACTGATTCTCCCGCCTGA
- a CDS encoding DUF2177 family protein, whose product MAYLIGFAASALAFVIADMFWLGTMVGRLYRPALGDLLLEGVNLPPAIIFYLLYPAGLLLFAVLPGMKAQSLALAAFYGALFGLFTYGTYDLTNFATLKGWPLSITLIDMAWGTVLGGFAALIGTAAALRWAA is encoded by the coding sequence ATGGCCTATCTGATCGGCTTTGCCGCTTCGGCTCTCGCTTTTGTGATCGCCGACATGTTCTGGCTCGGCACCATGGTGGGGCGGCTTTATCGTCCGGCCCTCGGGGATCTCCTGCTTGAAGGGGTGAATCTGCCGCCGGCGATCATTTTCTACCTTCTTTACCCGGCAGGGCTTTTGCTTTTTGCTGTTCTGCCGGGGATGAAGGCGCAATCCCTTGCGCTCGCTGCATTTTATGGCGCGCTCTTCGGGCTGTTCACCTATGGCACCTACGATCTTACCAACTTTGCCACGCTCAAGGGCTGGCCGCTTTCGATCACGCTGATCGACATGGCGTGGGGCACGGTGCTGGGCGGATTCGCGGCCCTGATTGGCACTGCGGCAGCGCTGCGCTGGGCCGCCTGA
- a CDS encoding ChrR family anti-sigma-E factor, with the protein MSIEHHPDESLLTGYAAGTLDLGRHIAVATHLAACADCQKAVSLFTEVGGALFADLSPAPMGEGAFVALSAKLDTIAPPRASIAAPPSLPVAGLPAFVRRYNAGKWRMVAPGLSMRPIHLPVPSAARVFLLKSAPGAKLRHHTHAGTELTCVIEGGFSHDGGHFGPGDFDFGDSGINHQPTVDPGADCLCLVAMEGHLRLTGWLGALLTPLVRL; encoded by the coding sequence ATGAGCATCGAACATCATCCCGATGAAAGCCTGCTCACCGGCTATGCCGCCGGAACGCTGGATCTTGGCCGTCATATTGCTGTGGCGACTCACCTGGCTGCTTGCGCCGATTGCCAAAAGGCCGTCTCCCTGTTCACCGAAGTGGGCGGAGCTTTGTTTGCCGACCTATCGCCCGCCCCCATGGGCGAAGGCGCTTTCGTCGCGCTTTCGGCGAAGCTCGACACCATTGCGCCGCCGCGCGCATCCATTGCAGCGCCACCTTCTCTTCCAGTGGCAGGCCTGCCAGCTTTCGTACGGCGGTACAATGCCGGGAAGTGGCGTATGGTGGCGCCGGGTCTTTCTATGCGTCCGATTCATCTGCCGGTGCCGAGCGCCGCGCGGGTGTTCCTCTTGAAATCCGCACCGGGGGCAAAGCTGCGCCACCATACCCATGCGGGAACCGAGCTAACCTGCGTGATTGAGGGCGGCTTTTCCCATGACGGCGGCCATTTCGGCCCGGGCGATTTCGATTTCGGAGATTCCGGCATCAATCATCAGCCGACAGTCGATCCTGGCGCGGACTGCCTTTGCCTGGTGGCCATGGAAGGACATTTGAGGCTGACCGGCTGGCTGGGGGCGCTGCTGACGCCCCTCGTCCGGCTCTGA
- a CDS encoding sigma-70 family RNA polymerase sigma factor encodes MHRAVTGDMLAAVELTARVLPFPAGGRRMGKSVNLQACETDWSEAIAAVASTRDREAFARLFGHFAPRVKSYMLRLSAKDAEAEELAQEVMLLVWRKAELFDATSHGAAAWIFTIARNVRIDAARRAKRGGIKEVEDVEAEFRVDGGALADETLMTSEQQAQLRAALSELPTDQRKVVELSFFEERAHGEISALLGLPLGTVKSRLRLAMERLRKRLGSVA; translated from the coding sequence ATGCACCGCGCCGTTACAGGCGATATGCTTGCGGCAGTCGAACTCACAGCGCGTGTCCTGCCGTTTCCGGCTGGTGGACGCCGTATGGGGAAAAGCGTGAACCTCCAGGCCTGCGAGACGGACTGGTCTGAAGCAATTGCGGCGGTAGCCTCCACCCGGGACCGCGAAGCGTTCGCGCGGCTGTTCGGTCATTTCGCCCCAAGGGTGAAGAGCTACATGCTGCGCCTCTCGGCGAAGGACGCTGAAGCCGAGGAGCTGGCCCAGGAAGTGATGCTGTTGGTTTGGCGTAAAGCCGAGCTTTTCGATGCTACGAGCCATGGCGCGGCGGCTTGGATTTTCACCATCGCGCGCAATGTGCGCATCGACGCTGCGCGGCGGGCAAAGCGCGGCGGCATCAAGGAAGTGGAAGATGTCGAAGCGGAGTTTCGCGTCGATGGCGGCGCCCTGGCAGATGAGACCCTGATGACGTCGGAACAGCAGGCCCAGCTTCGCGCCGCCTTAAGCGAATTGCCTACGGATCAGCGCAAAGTGGTGGAGCTTTCCTTCTTTGAGGAGCGGGCGCATGGCGAAATCTCCGCTCTTCTGGGTTTACCCCTCGGTACGGTGAAATCGCGGCTGCGTCTCGCCATGGAGCGGCTGCGCAAGCGTTTGGGTTCAGTCGCATGA
- a CDS encoding NAD(P)/FAD-dependent oxidoreductase gives MERRRIAVVGSGISGLSAAWLLAGRHQVTLYEKGERLGGHSNTVEVMLDGAPVAVDTGFIVFNRKTYPNLTALFAHLGVRAADSDMSFAISLERGRTEYHCGGLAGIFAQKRNLFSPRHWRMVADIVRFQREVRADMTRPGSSSLSLQEYFDRGGYGPAFREDHLLPMASAIWSSAHADTLGLPVEALVQFFDNHGLLTLEKTVKWETVLGGSKNYVKSLAQGFEIKLDRPVAAIRRQKDGVVIEDGAGGSERFDDVVIAAHADQALKMLVDADAAEHETLGAFRYSRNLAVLHRDESFMPRKRNVWSSWNFVGRRGAPQDRVAVTYWMNRLQPLATKRDLFVTLNPEHTPRHGTLLHSEVYHHPIFNSQTAAAQKKLWSLQGRRNTWFAGAYFGAGFHEDGLQAGLAVAEQLGGVRRPWNVMNESGRIHVGEPVMASLA, from the coding sequence ATGGAGCGGCGCAGGATCGCTGTGGTGGGGTCGGGCATTTCGGGGCTGTCGGCAGCTTGGCTGCTCGCGGGTCGCCATCAGGTCACGCTCTATGAAAAGGGCGAGCGTCTCGGCGGCCACAGCAACACGGTGGAGGTGATGCTGGATGGCGCCCCCGTCGCGGTGGATACCGGCTTTATTGTCTTCAACCGCAAAACCTATCCCAATCTCACTGCGCTCTTTGCCCATCTCGGGGTGCGGGCCGCAGATTCCGATATGTCCTTCGCCATCTCATTGGAGCGGGGGCGCACCGAATATCATTGCGGCGGGCTTGCTGGAATTTTCGCCCAGAAGCGCAATCTTTTCTCGCCGCGCCATTGGCGCATGGTGGCCGATATTGTCCGCTTCCAGCGCGAGGTACGTGCAGATATGACCCGCCCTGGATCTTCCTCGCTCTCCTTGCAGGAATATTTCGATAGGGGCGGTTATGGTCCCGCCTTCCGGGAAGATCATCTTCTGCCTATGGCGAGCGCGATCTGGTCTTCGGCCCATGCCGACACGCTGGGGCTACCGGTCGAGGCATTGGTGCAGTTCTTCGACAATCACGGTCTTCTCACCCTTGAAAAGACGGTGAAATGGGAAACCGTTCTAGGTGGATCGAAGAACTACGTGAAATCCCTGGCCCAGGGCTTCGAGATCAAGCTTGATCGCCCGGTAGCTGCCATTCGCCGGCAGAAGGATGGTGTGGTGATCGAGGATGGTGCGGGCGGATCGGAGCGCTTCGACGATGTGGTGATTGCCGCCCACGCGGATCAGGCGCTGAAGATGCTCGTGGATGCGGATGCAGCGGAACACGAAACCCTCGGCGCATTCCGTTACAGCCGCAATCTTGCGGTGCTGCATCGCGATGAGAGTTTTATGCCGAGGAAGCGCAATGTTTGGTCAAGCTGGAACTTTGTCGGCCGCCGCGGTGCGCCGCAGGATCGCGTGGCTGTGACCTATTGGATGAACCGTTTGCAGCCGCTCGCCACGAAGCGCGATCTCTTTGTTACGCTCAACCCGGAGCACACGCCGCGCCATGGCACGCTGCTCCACAGCGAGGTCTATCATCATCCGATTTTCAACAGCCAGACCGCCGCCGCGCAGAAGAAGCTCTGGTCCCTGCAGGGGCGCCGTAACACCTGGTTTGCAGGCGCTTATTTCGGCGCTGGCTTTCATGAGGATGGTCTTCAGGCTGGTCTTGCCGTCGCCGAGCAATTGGGCGGGGTGCGCCGTCCATGGAATGTGATGAACGAATCCGGCCGCATCCATGTCGGAGAGCCTGTCATGGCCAGCCTCGCATGA
- a CDS encoding DUF1365 domain-containing protein, with the protein MTPALYAGTVMHRRYKQRHHAFRYRVFWGLFDLDEMGAQGLRLFSYNRPNLFSLYDRDHGDGSDTPLRRQVDVLLARHGLDLRDGKVFLLAMPRTLGYSFNPLSLYFCHDAGSALKAVIYQVHNTFGGRHHYVQMLDHAAPQIRFSCAKNFYVSPFLEMDLAYRFRLTLPGERVAVAIQASEAGRAVLDAALTAERRPFTDWALFKLALSIPAVTLKVIAAIHWEAVRLRIKGIAPNFPEVSKSVLRK; encoded by the coding sequence ATGACCCCGGCACTCTATGCGGGCACGGTGATGCATCGCCGCTATAAGCAGCGCCATCACGCCTTTCGCTACCGCGTTTTCTGGGGGTTGTTCGATCTCGATGAGATGGGCGCGCAAGGCTTGCGGCTCTTCTCCTATAATAGGCCCAATCTCTTTTCGCTCTATGACCGCGATCATGGCGATGGCAGCGATACGCCCTTGCGTCGTCAAGTGGATGTCCTGCTCGCCCGCCATGGTCTCGATCTGAGGGATGGCAAAGTCTTCCTTTTGGCCATGCCGCGTACGCTGGGCTACAGCTTCAATCCCTTAAGCCTCTATTTTTGCCACGACGCGGGCAGTGCGCTGAAGGCGGTGATCTATCAGGTCCACAACACCTTCGGCGGGCGGCACCATTATGTGCAGATGCTCGACCACGCGGCCCCGCAGATCCGGTTTTCCTGCGCCAAGAATTTCTATGTCTCGCCATTTCTGGAGATGGACCTTGCCTATCGGTTCCGGCTTACCTTGCCGGGCGAGCGTGTCGCCGTGGCCATTCAGGCTTCTGAGGCTGGGCGGGCTGTTCTGGATGCCGCCCTGACGGCAGAGCGGCGCCCCTTTACGGATTGGGCGCTCTTCAAGCTCGCGCTCTCTATCCCCGCGGTCACGTTGAAAGTGATCGCAGCGATCCATTGGGAGGCGGTGCGGTTGCGGATCAAAGGCATCGCACCGAATTTCCCTGAGGTTTCGAAGAGCGTTCTAAGAAAATAG
- a CDS encoding bacteriohemerythrin, with the protein MALIDWSEHYSMGVELFDKEHLELIAILNQLHEALEAGDHYRLESLCYRLMEHTIQHFRHEEMYFDDWAYPQKEAHRNAHKQLRREVFALQSKLLADPDEEAMNALSTFLKEWLTRHILTFDRDYGEFLRTKGLR; encoded by the coding sequence ATGGCCCTTATCGATTGGTCGGAGCACTACAGCATGGGCGTAGAGCTGTTCGACAAAGAGCATCTGGAACTGATCGCGATCCTCAACCAGCTCCATGAGGCGTTGGAAGCAGGCGATCATTACCGGCTGGAATCTTTGTGCTACCGGCTGATGGAGCATACCATTCAACATTTCCGGCACGAGGAAATGTATTTCGACGATTGGGCCTATCCTCAGAAAGAGGCTCACCGCAATGCCCATAAGCAGCTTCGCCGCGAGGTGTTCGCCTTGCAGAGCAAGCTGCTTGCCGATCCCGATGAAGAGGCTATGAACGCGCTCAGCACCTTCCTCAAGGAATGGTTGACGCGGCACATTCTGACGTTCGACCGGGATTACGGCGAGTTCCTGCGCACAAAGGGCTTGCGTTAA
- a CDS encoding bacteriohemerythrin, protein MAYMEWNTALKVGIAIFDDEHKKLIAVINRLHEALQAGCGQADLLREVDHLIDYTAMHFRHEEMYFDDWSYPAAKPHCASHAALYGKMCGFRHAITSSNGSGFHGLRATEEMLKFLKSWWFDHILIEDQAYGTYLMNKGVR, encoded by the coding sequence ATGGCTTACATGGAATGGAACACCGCCCTGAAGGTCGGCATCGCCATTTTCGACGATGAGCACAAAAAGTTGATCGCAGTCATCAACCGGCTGCATGAGGCGCTTCAGGCGGGGTGCGGCCAGGCCGATCTGTTGCGAGAGGTCGATCACCTGATCGATTATACCGCGATGCATTTTCGCCATGAGGAAATGTATTTCGACGACTGGTCCTATCCCGCGGCCAAACCTCATTGCGCCAGCCATGCCGCGCTGTATGGAAAAATGTGCGGCTTTCGCCATGCCATCACCTCGAGCAATGGCTCCGGCTTTCACGGCCTGAGGGCCACGGAAGAGATGCTGAAATTCCTGAAGAGCTGGTGGTTCGATCACATCCTGATCGAAGACCAAGCCTATGGCACCTACCTCATGAATAAAGGAGTGCGCTGA
- a CDS encoding AGE family epimerase/isomerase encodes MEAAEADFRPPEAQSWAGRIKGELAGNILPFWPRYVLDREGGGFFGEVGPDLSIRKQAPRASVLNTRLLWTYATAAREISPEWRPIADWAFEYVRKNFWDPQHGGLFWQLDGKGAPLDPRKQTYAQAFGIYALAEYHRLTGDAAPLELAKRLYLLIEQHAFDPEFGGYIEARGRAFEPLADMRLSEKDLNSPKSMNTHLHVLEGYTNLLRVWPDPGLKEKQKALITVMLDRIADAETGHFKLFFDERWASLNDHVSFGHDIEGSWLLWEAAEVLGDAALIERVRIVAIKMARVALAEGLDADGSMLFDADTTGRLLDVKKHWWVQAEAVVGFYNAYQLTGEEAFRAASFKAWEFIEHHVVDRVHGEWHAKLSREGVALTEAEDPDSVLAGPWKCPYHNARVCYEMLNRLMPNILGRSENKTP; translated from the coding sequence ATGGAAGCGGCCGAGGCCGACTTTCGTCCGCCAGAGGCACAAAGCTGGGCGGGCCGGATCAAGGGCGAACTGGCAGGAAACATCCTGCCTTTCTGGCCCCGCTATGTCTTGGACCGGGAAGGCGGCGGCTTTTTCGGTGAGGTCGGGCCTGACCTCTCCATCCGCAAACAGGCGCCGCGCGCTTCCGTCCTGAACACCCGTCTTTTGTGGACCTATGCCACGGCGGCGCGCGAAATTTCCCCCGAATGGCGGCCTATCGCCGATTGGGCGTTCGAATATGTTCGTAAGAACTTCTGGGACCCGCAGCATGGTGGCCTCTTCTGGCAGCTGGATGGTAAGGGGGCGCCGCTAGACCCGCGCAAGCAGACCTATGCCCAAGCCTTCGGGATTTACGCGCTGGCCGAATATCACCGCCTCACAGGCGATGCTGCCCCGCTTGAGCTTGCCAAGCGGCTCTACCTTTTGATCGAACAACACGCTTTTGATCCTGAATTCGGCGGCTATATCGAAGCGCGCGGCCGCGCTTTCGAGCCCCTGGCCGATATGCGGCTCTCGGAGAAGGATCTCAACAGCCCCAAATCCATGAACACGCATCTGCATGTTCTGGAGGGCTACACCAATCTTTTGCGCGTCTGGCCAGATCCAGGGCTGAAGGAAAAGCAGAAGGCCCTGATCACGGTGATGCTTGACCGCATCGCCGATGCGGAAACCGGCCATTTTAAGCTCTTCTTTGATGAGCGTTGGGCCTCGCTCAACGATCACGTCTCCTTTGGTCATGACATCGAAGGTAGCTGGCTCTTGTGGGAAGCCGCTGAAGTGCTCGGCGATGCAGCTCTGATCGAACGGGTCCGCATTGTTGCGATTAAAATGGCGCGCGTGGCATTGGCTGAAGGTCTCGATGCCGATGGCTCCATGCTCTTCGATGCCGATACAACCGGCCGCCTTCTCGATGTGAAGAAACATTGGTGGGTGCAGGCCGAGGCGGTGGTGGGCTTCTACAACGCCTATCAATTGACCGGTGAAGAGGCGTTCCGCGCAGCGTCCTTCAAAGCCTGGGAATTCATCGAACATCATGTCGTGGATCGCGTGCATGGAGAATGGCACGCCAAGCTCAGCCGCGAGGGTGTCGCCCTCACGGAGGCCGAAGATCCCGATTCCGTATTAGCCGGCCCGTGGAAATGCCCCTATCACAACGCACGGGTCTGCTACGAAATGCTCAATCGCCTAATGCCCAATATCCTGGGGAGGAGTGAAAACAAAACGCCATGA
- a CDS encoding GH36-type glycosyl hydrolase domain-containing protein: MKYGYFDDKAREYVITRPDTPMPWINYIGCEGYFGILSATAGGYSYYKDARLRRLTRGRYNNVPLDFGGRYIYVRDNADGSFFSPSWMPVRGKLDDYSCRHGMGYSVISGKKNGIAASTRYFVPMGENLEIWDFTVTNERAESADLSIFSIAEFCLWDAQDDATNFQRNFSTGQVEVEDEVIYHKTEYRERRNHFAWFACSEKLTGFDTQREAFLGPWRGWEDPKAVAEGKSGDSIAHGWQPVASNHIKLSLKPGETRRIVFVLGYHENPRDQKFDPPNSQTINKKLVKPTIAKFRDPKNVDAAFAALKENWDTLLGKIQVQTPDVHTDRMVNVWNAYQCMATFNMSRSASTFESGIGRGLGFRDSNQDLLGFVHMVPERARQRILDLAATQFASGGAYHQYQPMTKKGNNDIGGGFNDDPHWLIIGVAQYLKETGDFSILDEKVPFDTTPGTEVPLYEHLRRSIQYALDNIGPHGLPLIGQADWNDCLNLNCFSDEPGQSFQCLKGATDGKTAESVFIGGLMVLSCKELAGVAKAAGKPGDVETYLELAQKMDETVRKHGWDGEWFLRAYDNFGKKIGSHENEEGKIYIEPQGFCVIAGIGVEDGTARKALDSVNKHLATKHGIVLQQPAYTRYYIELGEISSYPPGYKENAGIFCHNNPWVIIAETILGNGDQAHDYYTRICPSAREEISDLHKNEPYVFSQMIAGKDAPTHGEAKNSWLTGTAAWTFFAATAYILGIRAEYDGLRVQPVIPKAWDGFTATRVFRGVTFDISVKRAGKGNRVALTVDGKAIDGTIVPLPKDGAKTVKVEAVLS; the protein is encoded by the coding sequence ATGAAATACGGCTATTTTGACGACAAGGCCCGCGAATACGTCATCACGCGCCCGGATACGCCGATGCCGTGGATCAACTACATCGGCTGCGAGGGATATTTCGGTATCCTCTCCGCAACGGCCGGCGGCTACTCCTATTACAAGGATGCGCGCCTGCGCCGCCTCACGCGTGGACGCTACAACAACGTGCCGCTGGATTTCGGCGGCCGTTACATTTACGTGCGTGACAATGCCGATGGCAGCTTCTTCTCGCCGTCCTGGATGCCGGTACGCGGCAAGCTCGACGACTATTCCTGCCGCCATGGCATGGGCTATTCGGTGATCTCGGGTAAGAAGAACGGCATCGCTGCCTCCACGCGCTATTTCGTGCCGATGGGCGAGAATCTCGAAATCTGGGATTTCACCGTCACCAACGAACGGGCGGAAAGCGCTGACCTTTCTATCTTCTCCATCGCCGAGTTCTGCCTCTGGGATGCGCAGGACGATGCCACCAACTTCCAGCGCAATTTCTCCACCGGCCAGGTCGAAGTGGAAGATGAGGTCATCTATCACAAGACCGAATATCGCGAGCGCCGCAACCACTTCGCCTGGTTTGCCTGTTCGGAAAAGCTGACCGGCTTTGATACGCAGCGCGAAGCGTTCTTGGGTCCCTGGCGCGGCTGGGAGGACCCAAAGGCGGTCGCTGAAGGCAAGTCGGGTGACTCTATTGCACATGGCTGGCAGCCGGTGGCGTCCAACCACATCAAGCTGAGCCTTAAGCCTGGTGAAACCCGCCGCATCGTCTTTGTGCTTGGTTATCACGAGAACCCGAGGGATCAGAAATTCGATCCGCCGAACTCGCAGACCATCAATAAGAAGCTGGTGAAGCCCACCATCGCCAAGTTCCGCGATCCCAAGAATGTGGATGCGGCTTTCGCGGCGCTGAAGGAAAACTGGGACACGCTGCTCGGCAAGATTCAGGTGCAGACCCCGGACGTGCATACCGACCGCATGGTCAATGTCTGGAACGCCTATCAGTGCATGGCGACCTTCAACATGTCGCGTTCGGCTTCGACCTTCGAATCCGGCATCGGCCGCGGCTTGGGCTTCCGCGATTCCAACCAGGACCTTTTGGGCTTTGTGCATATGGTGCCGGAACGCGCCCGTCAGCGCATTCTGGATCTCGCCGCCACGCAATTCGCCAGCGGCGGGGCCTATCACCAGTATCAGCCGATGACCAAGAAGGGGAACAACGACATCGGCGGCGGCTTTAACGACGATCCGCATTGGCTGATCATCGGTGTCGCACAGTACTTGAAGGAAACCGGCGATTTCTCGATCCTCGATGAAAAGGTGCCCTTCGACACCACGCCGGGCACCGAAGTTCCGCTCTATGAGCATCTGCGCCGTTCGATCCAATACGCGCTCGACAATATCGGTCCGCATGGTTTGCCGCTGATCGGTCAGGCCGACTGGAACGACTGCCTCAACCTCAACTGCTTCTCCGACGAGCCGGGCCAATCCTTCCAGTGCCTGAAAGGCGCGACCGACGGCAAGACCGCGGAGTCCGTCTTCATCGGCGGCTTGATGGTTCTGTCCTGCAAAGAGCTTGCGGGTGTTGCCAAAGCCGCGGGCAAACCGGGCGATGTCGAAACCTATCTCGAACTCGCGCAGAAGATGGACGAAACCGTCAGGAAGCATGGTTGGGACGGCGAATGGTTCCTGCGCGCGTATGACAATTTCGGCAAGAAGATCGGCTCGCACGAAAACGAAGAAGGCAAGATCTATATCGAACCGCAGGGCTTCTGCGTCATCGCCGGCATCGGTGTGGAAGACGGCACGGCCCGCAAGGCATTGGATTCGGTGAATAAGCACCTCGCCACCAAACATGGCATCGTGCTGCAGCAGCCGGCTTATACCCGCTATTACATCGAGCTTGGCGAAATCTCGTCCTATCCGCCGGGCTACAAGGAAAACGCGGGCATCTTCTGCCACAACAATCCCTGGGTCATCATCGCTGAAACCATTCTGGGCAATGGCGATCAGGCGCATGATTACTACACCCGCATCTGCCCCTCGGCGCGTGAGGAAATCTCGGATCTGCACAAGAACGAGCCCTATGTCTTCTCACAGATGATCGCTGGCAAGGATGCGCCCACCCATGGCGAGGCCAAGAACTCCTGGCTGACGGGTACCGCGGCCTGGACCTTTTTTGCCGCGACCGCGTACATCCTCGGCATTCGCGCCGAATATGATGGCCTGCGCGTGCAGCCGGTCATTCCGAAGGCTTGGGATGGCTTCACCGCCACCCGCGTTTTCCGCGGCGTGACCTTCGACATCAGTGTGAAGCGCGCGGGCAAGGGCAACCGCGTTGCCCTCACCGTGGATGGCAAAGCCATCGACGGCACCATTGTTCCGCTGCCGAAAGACGGCGCCAAGACGGTGAAGGTCGAGGCTGTGCTGAGTTAA
- a CDS encoding TMEM175 family protein: MQHKAGHAQTEAEVNKRLLDRMLFFSDAVFAIALTLLVLDLRPPEHLEASIADTLGGMASAFVSFINSFCLAGLWWFIHMRVTKLIQIFDWPVAICNFLFLLTVTLMPFAAALLSHGVNTGLVWAIYWSVNLGSSATLTLLVLMATRSGGKLVGGTTAARRYFNAARTFSPSLCFAAGIFFGLKAEVGLAQWAWVPIPFLLIIMARLQRRFA; encoded by the coding sequence GTGCAACACAAAGCTGGTCATGCGCAAACCGAAGCGGAGGTCAACAAGCGGCTATTGGACCGCATGCTCTTTTTCTCGGATGCCGTCTTTGCCATCGCCCTGACGCTGCTTGTTCTGGATTTGCGCCCGCCCGAGCATCTGGAGGCTAGTATTGCCGATACCCTGGGCGGGATGGCGAGCGCCTTCGTTTCCTTCATCAACAGCTTCTGCTTGGCCGGGCTATGGTGGTTCATCCATATGCGGGTGACCAAACTCATTCAGATTTTTGACTGGCCGGTGGCGATCTGCAATTTCCTCTTTCTCTTGACGGTCACACTGATGCCCTTCGCGGCGGCGCTGCTCTCCCATGGCGTTAATACCGGCCTGGTCTGGGCGATTTATTGGTCGGTCAATCTGGGCAGCTCGGCCACCCTTACCCTGCTGGTGCTGATGGCCACGCGCAGCGGCGGAAAGCTGGTAGGCGGCACCACGGCGGCGCGGCGTTATTTCAATGCAGCCCGCACTTTCAGCCCCAGCCTCTGCTTCGCGGCGGGCATATTCTTCGGCCTAAAAGCCGAAGTCGGCCTTGCCCAATGGGCCTGGGTGCCGATCCCGTTCCTTCTCATTATCATGGCCCGTTTGCAACGGCGCTTTGCCTGA